One genomic region from Mesorhizobium terrae encodes:
- a CDS encoding SctK family type III secretion system sorting platform protein: MTPLTVREETVRSDWREFWSNPASYADAGWLSECFDGQIGFDACERMLETPRLKARLSKLLAERHDLTLKDLPRLPEQTDRQIALASGDELERLALRAGAIYWANSLAAVIDGRQAGAIQAALGPELCALAVANRDISGPVRPLEPLDDLSGRFFADGLSCLESWLQEVSPQLAKRVRLKLANGLPGLGDARQVAELGARILRRAME; this comes from the coding sequence GTGACGCCGTTGACCGTGCGAGAGGAAACCGTCCGGTCGGATTGGCGGGAATTCTGGTCGAATCCCGCCAGCTATGCCGATGCCGGCTGGTTGTCCGAATGTTTCGACGGCCAGATCGGTTTCGACGCATGCGAGCGCATGCTCGAGACACCGCGGCTAAAGGCGAGGCTGTCGAAACTCCTGGCCGAACGCCACGACTTGACGCTGAAGGACTTGCCTCGGCTGCCGGAGCAAACCGATCGGCAAATCGCGCTTGCTTCGGGCGACGAACTCGAAAGGCTCGCCTTGCGCGCCGGTGCCATTTATTGGGCGAACAGCCTTGCCGCAGTTATCGACGGGCGTCAGGCCGGCGCGATCCAGGCGGCTCTTGGCCCCGAACTTTGCGCTCTTGCCGTGGCCAACCGCGATATCTCAGGTCCGGTCAGGCCACTGGAACCGCTGGACGATTTAAGCGGCAGGTTTTTTGCCGACGGCTTGAGCTGCCTCGAATCATGGCTACAGGAGGTGTCACCACAGCTCGCCAAACGGGTGCGTTTGAAGCTCGCGAACGGGCTGCCCGGTCTGGGTGACGCCAGGCAAGTCGCGGAACTCGGCGCGCGCATCCTGCGCCGCGCGATGGAATAG
- the sctL gene encoding type III secretion system stator protein SctL, translated as MSSADATWTTLPRPRARILRAEEVRAWQDGHAFVETAKAEARKLSDAAKRAYAAEYAQGYKDGKAQGEVDATRLVAGTSAKVDRYLAGLEAEVAGLALDVVRRVLGEFDVGTLVARAAMQAISEVRRAKYLKFRVHPQNLARLRDELNAVLRDSDLAMSVEIDADDTLALGACILSTDIAVIDAGIEAQLEAISAAIASKSREAS; from the coding sequence ATGTCGAGTGCGGACGCCACCTGGACCACATTGCCACGGCCGCGCGCGCGCATTTTGCGCGCGGAGGAAGTGCGCGCTTGGCAGGACGGCCATGCGTTTGTCGAAACGGCCAAGGCGGAAGCACGAAAGCTGAGCGATGCCGCCAAGCGCGCCTATGCCGCCGAATACGCCCAGGGCTACAAGGACGGCAAGGCACAGGGCGAGGTCGACGCCACGCGGCTGGTCGCCGGCACTTCCGCCAAGGTCGATCGCTATCTGGCAGGCCTTGAGGCGGAAGTCGCAGGTCTCGCACTGGACGTTGTGCGCCGCGTGCTTGGGGAATTCGACGTTGGCACGCTGGTCGCCCGCGCGGCGATGCAGGCAATTTCGGAAGTCCGGCGCGCCAAATACCTGAAGTTTCGCGTCCACCCGCAGAACCTCGCCCGGTTGCGTGACGAGTTGAATGCCGTTCTGCGGGACAGTGACCTTGCCATGTCGGTGGAAATCGACGCCGACGACACATTGGCATTGGGAGCATGCATTCTTTCCACGGACATCGCCGTGATCGATGCTGGCATCGAGGCGCAGCTTGAAGCGATCTCCGCTGCGATAGCCTCCAAATCGCGGGAGGCTTCGTGA
- the sctJ gene encoding type III secretion system inner membrane ring lipoprotein SctJ, whose translation MLVLQACSVELYSGLNQRQANEIVATLIRHGIPAQREAGKDGTMTVLVEKDRFAEAMALLDESGLPKQEFQTLGDVFKRSGIVSSPAEERATMIYGLSQELSRTISEIDGVLSARVHLVLPENDPLKQGMVPSSASVFIRHRASVSMNELIPQVKMLVAKGVAGLTYDNVSVTLVPVAASPEPPTGETGFTSFLGLWLHPDSVAAAQWLFYGMMAVIAALAGWLVYQRWYRRPGVYALEVPAAPAKKA comes from the coding sequence ATGCTCGTTCTGCAGGCCTGTTCCGTGGAACTCTATTCCGGGCTCAATCAGCGGCAGGCAAACGAGATCGTCGCGACCTTGATCCGTCACGGCATTCCTGCCCAGCGCGAGGCCGGCAAGGACGGAACGATGACCGTCCTCGTCGAGAAGGATCGTTTCGCCGAAGCGATGGCGCTCCTGGACGAGAGCGGCCTGCCCAAACAGGAATTCCAGACGCTCGGCGATGTCTTCAAGCGCAGCGGTATCGTCTCGTCTCCCGCTGAAGAGCGGGCGACGATGATCTATGGCCTGAGCCAGGAGCTTTCGCGCACGATATCGGAAATCGACGGCGTGCTGTCGGCACGCGTTCATCTGGTGCTCCCCGAAAACGATCCACTCAAGCAAGGAATGGTGCCGTCATCGGCGTCGGTCTTCATCCGTCACCGCGCCTCCGTGTCGATGAACGAACTGATCCCGCAGGTGAAGATGCTGGTAGCCAAGGGTGTCGCTGGGCTCACCTATGACAATGTATCGGTGACGCTGGTGCCGGTAGCAGCATCGCCGGAGCCACCAACGGGCGAAACCGGCTTCACCTCGTTCCTGGGTCTATGGCTTCACCCCGACAGCGTGGCGGCGGCGCAGTGGCTGTTCTACGGGATGATGGCTGTCATTGCCGCCCTTGCGGGATGGCTGGTCTATCAGCGGTGGTACCGGCGGCCTGGCGTTTACGCGCTCGAAGTGCCGGCGGCGCCGGCTAAGAAAGCGTGA
- a CDS encoding FliI/YscN family ATPase has translation MPGLRSGLVEDASRPKKGRVQRVIGTVIHASVVEARIGEICELVDRRTGRTMKAEVVGLLEEAAILVPLGDLAGLSGLTEVVPTRRDQQVPVGPGLLGRVINAFGEPLDGKPLSLDGAYPVHAYPPPPLQRGLISEPIQLGIRAIDGMLMCARGQRIGIFGEPGVGKSILLSNIVSATDADVAVVALVGERGREVREFVERQLGAEGLARAVVVVATSDRPAIERVKAAYVATTIAEYFRDQGKHVLLAMDNITRFARAQREIGLASGEPPTRRGFPSSLFAALPRLLERSGPGQIGSITGLYSVLLEGDGTFDPVAEEVQALLDGHIFLSSELAQRNHFPAVDVLRSRSRLMETVAPGQHRADAARLRQLMARYADIELLVRVGEYKAGSDALADEAMSKIDAINGFLQQASVQNENMEATRQRMREIVGG, from the coding sequence ATGCCCGGCTTGCGCTCGGGGCTGGTCGAGGATGCCAGCCGGCCGAAAAAGGGGCGCGTGCAACGTGTCATCGGCACGGTCATCCACGCCTCTGTCGTGGAAGCCAGGATCGGCGAGATCTGCGAATTGGTGGATCGCAGAACCGGCCGAACCATGAAGGCGGAGGTGGTCGGACTTCTCGAAGAGGCTGCCATCCTCGTTCCGCTCGGTGATCTGGCCGGTTTGTCGGGCTTGACCGAGGTCGTGCCCACCAGAAGGGATCAACAGGTGCCGGTTGGCCCCGGCTTGCTGGGCAGGGTCATCAACGCGTTCGGCGAACCGCTCGACGGAAAGCCGCTTTCGCTGGACGGCGCGTATCCCGTTCATGCCTATCCGCCACCGCCGCTGCAGCGCGGGCTGATATCGGAGCCGATCCAGCTCGGCATCCGTGCCATCGATGGCATGTTGATGTGTGCAAGGGGGCAACGCATCGGCATTTTCGGCGAACCCGGCGTCGGCAAATCGATCCTGCTGTCGAATATCGTCTCCGCCACCGATGCCGATGTCGCAGTGGTTGCCCTCGTCGGCGAACGCGGGCGTGAGGTTCGCGAATTCGTCGAGCGGCAGCTCGGAGCGGAAGGATTGGCGCGCGCGGTCGTTGTGGTTGCGACATCCGATCGGCCCGCTATCGAGCGCGTCAAGGCGGCCTATGTCGCCACCACGATTGCTGAATATTTCCGCGATCAGGGCAAGCATGTGCTGCTGGCCATGGACAACATTACCCGTTTTGCGCGCGCGCAACGCGAGATCGGCCTGGCGTCGGGCGAGCCGCCGACACGCCGCGGCTTTCCGTCGTCGCTGTTTGCAGCTTTGCCGCGCCTGCTTGAACGGTCGGGTCCCGGCCAGATCGGCTCGATCACCGGCCTCTACAGCGTTCTTCTGGAAGGCGATGGGACCTTCGATCCCGTGGCCGAGGAGGTACAGGCCTTGCTCGATGGTCATATCTTCCTGTCCAGCGAGCTGGCGCAGCGCAACCATTTTCCGGCAGTCGACGTGCTGCGCAGCCGCAGCCGATTGATGGAAACGGTCGCGCCTGGCCAGCACAGGGCGGACGCCGCGCGACTCAGGCAGCTCATGGCACGCTACGCCGATATCGAGCTGCTGGTGCGTGTTGGCGAGTACAAAGCCGGCAGCGATGCGCTGGCCGATGAAGCCATGAGCAAGATCGACGCCATCAATGGCTTTCTGCAGCAGGCCTCGGTGCAGAACGAAAACATGGAGGCAACGCGCCAGCGCATGCGGGAGATCGTCGGTGGATAA